In Streptomyces chartreusis NRRL 3882, the following are encoded in one genomic region:
- a CDS encoding purple acid phosphatase family protein translates to MGVPERLAERMSMAEQHEYLRARFSRRTMIRGGAVTLGAVTGGAFVPGATAQAAVPTARTAPATEAVDGAFVAPFGRHLAYGNDPRTEMTVSWQVPVAVKKPFIRIGAHPTDLSRKIDAEVRTLFTPAGVGASGDHTQYYVHAKLTHLRPGRTYYYGVGHQGFDPAEPHLLGTLGTFTTAPAHKAPFTFTAFGDQGVSYHALANDSLILGQNPVFHLHAGDIAYGDPTGQGKTSDTGFDSRTWDQFLAQTESVAKSVPWMVSYGNHDMEAWYSPNGYGGEQARFTLPDNGPDREHLPGVYSFVYGNTAVISLDPNDVSFEIPANLGISGGTQTKWFEAQLKKYRAAKDIDFVVVFFHHCAYCTSTAHASEGGVRQEWVPLFEKYQVDLVINGHNHQYERTDVIKGDKVAKKLPIGGTAYPETEGVVYVTAGAAGRSLYAFSAPDSYEGHEHEVDSVASFVNLKDGKQNETVAWSRVRYLNYSFLRVDVTPAPRGHYTTLKVQGIAETGERIDHFTVARRAK, encoded by the coding sequence ATGGGCGTACCCGAGCGGCTCGCCGAGCGCATGAGCATGGCCGAGCAGCACGAGTACCTGCGCGCCAGATTCTCCCGGCGCACGATGATCAGAGGCGGTGCCGTCACGCTCGGCGCCGTCACCGGTGGCGCGTTCGTACCGGGTGCCACCGCCCAGGCCGCCGTTCCCACCGCGCGGACCGCTCCCGCGACCGAGGCCGTCGACGGTGCCTTCGTCGCCCCCTTCGGCCGCCACCTCGCCTACGGCAACGATCCGCGCACGGAGATGACCGTCTCCTGGCAGGTCCCGGTCGCCGTCAAGAAGCCGTTCATCCGGATCGGCGCCCACCCCACCGACCTCTCCCGCAAAATCGACGCCGAGGTCCGCACCCTCTTCACGCCGGCCGGTGTAGGCGCGAGCGGGGACCACACCCAGTACTACGTCCACGCCAAGCTGACCCACCTGCGCCCGGGCCGGACCTACTACTACGGCGTCGGCCACCAGGGCTTCGACCCGGCCGAGCCGCACCTGCTGGGCACCCTCGGCACCTTCACCACCGCCCCCGCGCACAAGGCGCCCTTCACCTTCACGGCCTTCGGCGACCAGGGCGTCAGCTACCACGCGCTGGCCAACGACAGCCTGATCCTCGGCCAGAACCCGGTCTTCCACCTGCACGCCGGCGACATCGCCTACGGCGACCCGACCGGCCAGGGCAAGACCTCCGACACCGGTTTCGACTCGCGCACCTGGGACCAGTTCCTGGCCCAGACCGAGTCGGTCGCCAAGTCCGTCCCCTGGATGGTGTCGTACGGCAACCACGACATGGAGGCCTGGTACTCGCCCAACGGGTACGGCGGTGAGCAGGCCCGCTTCACGCTTCCCGACAACGGGCCGGACAGGGAGCACCTGCCGGGCGTCTACTCCTTCGTCTACGGCAACACGGCGGTCATCTCGCTCGACCCCAACGACGTGTCCTTCGAGATCCCGGCCAACCTCGGAATCTCGGGCGGCACCCAGACCAAGTGGTTCGAGGCACAGCTGAAGAAGTACCGGGCCGCGAAGGACATCGACTTCGTCGTCGTGTTCTTCCACCACTGCGCCTACTGCACCTCCACCGCGCACGCCTCGGAGGGCGGTGTGCGCCAGGAGTGGGTGCCGCTGTTCGAGAAGTACCAGGTGGACCTCGTCATCAACGGCCACAACCACCAGTACGAGCGCACCGACGTCATCAAGGGCGACAAGGTCGCCAAGAAGCTGCCGATCGGCGGCACGGCCTACCCCGAGACCGAGGGCGTGGTGTACGTGACCGCGGGCGCGGCCGGCCGCAGCCTGTACGCCTTCTCGGCGCCCGACTCCTACGAGGGGCACGAGCACGAGGTCGACTCGGTGGCCTCCTTCGTCAACCTCAAGGACGGCAAGCAGAACGAGACCGTGGCCTGGTCGCGGGTCCGCTATCTGAACTACTCGTTCCTGCGCGTGGACGTCACCCCGGCGCCGCGAGGCCACTACACCACTCTGAAGGTGCAGGGCATCGCGGAGACCGGTGAGCGGATCGACCACTTCACGGTGGCCCGCCGGGCGAAGTA
- the glmS gene encoding glutamine--fructose-6-phosphate transaminase (isomerizing): MCGIVGYIGKRDVAPLLLEGLQRLEYRGYDSAGVVITSPKASGLKMVKAKGRVRDLEAKVPARFKGTTGIAHTRWATHGAPSDVNAHPHLDAEGKVAVVHNGIIDNAADLRRKLEADGVEFLSETDTEVLTHLIARSQAEKLEDKVRETLRLIEGTYGIAVLHADFPDRIVVARNGSPVVLGIGEKEMFVASDIAALVAHTRQIVTLDDGEMATLKADDFRTYTTEGTRTTAEPTTVEWEAASYDMGGHDTYMHKEIHEQAEAVDRVLRGRIDDRFSTVHLGGLNLDAREARRIRRVKILGCGTSYHAGMIGAQMIEELARIPADAEPASEFRYRNAVVDPDTLYIAVSQSGETYDVLAAVQELKRKGARVLGVVNVVGSAIAREADGGIYVHAGPEVCVVSTKCFTNTTVAFALLALHLGRTRDLSVRDGKRIIEGLRKLPTQIAEIMKHEEDVKKLALDFAEARSMLFIGRVRGYPVAREASLKLKEVSYIHAEAYPASELKHGPLALIEPALPTVAIVPDDDLLEKNRAAMEEIKARSGKILAVAHQHQEKADETIVVPKNEDELDPILMGIPLQLLAYHTALALGRDIDKPRNLAKSVTVE; encoded by the coding sequence ATGTGCGGAATCGTCGGTTACATCGGGAAGCGTGACGTCGCTCCCCTCCTCCTGGAGGGCCTCCAGCGCCTGGAGTACCGCGGGTACGACTCCGCGGGCGTCGTCATCACGTCCCCGAAGGCCTCCGGCCTGAAGATGGTCAAGGCCAAGGGCCGCGTCCGCGATCTGGAGGCCAAGGTCCCGGCCCGCTTCAAGGGCACGACCGGCATCGCCCACACCCGCTGGGCCACCCACGGCGCCCCCTCCGACGTGAACGCCCACCCGCACCTCGACGCCGAGGGCAAGGTCGCCGTCGTCCACAACGGCATCATCGACAACGCCGCCGACCTGCGCCGCAAGCTGGAGGCGGACGGCGTCGAGTTCCTCTCGGAGACCGACACCGAGGTCCTCACCCACCTCATCGCCCGCTCGCAGGCCGAGAAGCTGGAGGACAAGGTCCGCGAGACCCTCCGGCTCATCGAGGGCACCTACGGCATCGCCGTGCTGCACGCCGACTTCCCCGACCGGATCGTCGTCGCCCGCAACGGCTCCCCGGTCGTCCTCGGCATCGGCGAGAAGGAGATGTTCGTCGCCTCCGACATAGCCGCCCTGGTCGCCCACACCCGCCAGATCGTCACCCTGGACGACGGCGAGATGGCCACCCTGAAGGCCGACGACTTCCGCACGTACACGACGGAGGGCACCCGCACCACCGCGGAGCCCACCACCGTGGAGTGGGAGGCCGCCTCCTACGACATGGGCGGCCACGACACCTACATGCACAAGGAGATCCACGAGCAGGCCGAGGCCGTGGACCGCGTGCTGCGCGGCCGCATCGACGACCGCTTCTCCACCGTGCACCTGGGCGGCCTCAACCTCGACGCCCGCGAAGCCCGCCGCATCCGCCGCGTGAAGATCCTCGGCTGCGGCACCTCGTACCACGCGGGCATGATCGGCGCCCAGATGATCGAGGAGCTGGCCCGCATCCCCGCCGACGCCGAGCCGGCCTCGGAGTTCCGCTACCGCAACGCGGTCGTCGACCCCGACACCCTCTACATCGCCGTCTCCCAATCCGGCGAGACCTACGACGTCCTCGCCGCCGTGCAGGAGCTCAAGCGCAAGGGCGCGCGGGTCCTGGGCGTGGTGAACGTGGTCGGCTCCGCGATCGCCCGTGAGGCCGACGGCGGCATCTACGTGCACGCGGGCCCGGAGGTCTGCGTCGTCTCCACGAAGTGCTTCACGAACACCACGGTCGCCTTCGCCCTCCTCGCCCTCCACCTGGGCCGCACCCGCGACCTGTCGGTCCGCGACGGCAAGCGGATCATCGAGGGTCTGCGCAAGCTGCCCACCCAGATCGCCGAGATCATGAAGCACGAGGAGGACGTCAAGAAGCTGGCCCTCGACTTCGCCGAGGCCCGCTCGATGCTCTTCATCGGCCGGGTGCGGGGCTACCCGGTGGCCCGCGAGGCCTCCCTGAAGCTCAAGGAGGTCTCCTACATCCACGCCGAGGCCTACCCCGCATCCGAGCTCAAGCACGGTCCACTGGCCCTGATCGAGCCCGCCCTCCCCACGGTCGCGATCGTCCCCGACGACGACCTCCTGGAGAAGAACCGCGCCGCCATGGAGGAGATCAAGGCCCGCAGCGGCAAGATCCTCGCGGTGGCCCACCAGCACCAGGAGAAGGCCGACGAAACCATCGTCGTCCCGAAGAACGAGGACGAACTCGACCCCATCCTGATGGGCATCCCCCTCCAGCTCCTCGCCTACCACACGGCCCTGGCCCTGGGCAGGGACATCGACAAGCCCCGCAACCTGGCCAAGTCGGTGACAGTCGAGTAG